The following DNA comes from Flavobacterium sp. N3904.
ATTGATACATATCCATTTTCGAGTGCCCATTCATCAGTATCTTCGCCTTTATCCTGATTGACAAATTCTCCCGTAAGCCAGTAATAATCTTTGCCTTGTGGCGTTTGTCTTTTATCGAATTTTTCCATCCAGAGGGCATTCGCTTGACGGCAAATTTTTATTCCTTTAATTTGCTTTTCTTTTAATTTTGGAAAGTTGACATTCAAAATAACACCTTCTGGGAGTTTGTTTTTTATAACTTCGAGTGTAATTGTTTTGACATACGATTTGATCTGCTCAAAGTCGGCATTCCAATCATAATCCAATAATGAGAAACCAATTGCTGGAATTCCCTCTATTCCGGCTTCTACAGCGGCGCTCATGGTGCCCGAATAGATTACATTTATAGAAGAATTGGAACCATGATTGATTCCGGAAACGCATAAGTCAGGTTTTCTTTTCAAAATTTCATTCACGGCTATTTTTACGCAGTCAACAGGAGTTCCAGAGCAACTGTATTCTGTAATTTCATCAGAATCTTTAGAAATTTTATTTAAATGCAAGGTATTATTTATCGTAATTGCATGACCCATAGCGCTTTGAGGCTTGTCTGGCGCCACGACAATTACTTCGCCAATTTCAGACATAACGGCGATTAATGCTCTTATGCCGGGAGCCGAAACACCATCGTCATTCGTTATTAGTATTAAAGGCCTTTCATTTTTCATTTTATGTTTTTTAAAAATTAGAATTGTTGAAAAAAAATGTCTTTTTGAACAAATGTACTAACACAAAATCTTATATTGCAAACATATAAAATATATTTTTCGGGCTCTTTTGGTCTTACAAAAAATCTAGTTTTGTATGTTTAACAAAAAATTATGTAGTGATCTAGGGGGTTGGCATAGTTTTTAATGTAACTTAGATAAAAAAATTGATGAATTCTATTATTAGCTTTATGAAAAGAAATTATAAAATACTCATAGTAATAGTATGCCTTTCGGCTACTTTATTTGCCTTTAATATAAATACAAAAAAGACAGTAGATCCCGAAAGAGATAAATTACTATTGGAGTTATTGACATTTGTAATTGAGAAAGGGCATTATAACCCAGCCATAATTGATGATAATTTCTCAAAAGGGGTGTATAAAGATTACATAGCCGCTTTGGATCCTTCCAAACGTTTTTTCTTGCAGTCTGATATTAATGAGTTTTCTAAATTCGAATTGGAGTTAGATGACCAATTAAACAATAAGGATTTGACTTTCTTTAATCTTACATACGACCGTTTAATGCTTCGCATGGAAGAAAGCAAAAAAATATTCAAAGACATATTAAGTAAACCTTTTGATTATAAAATCGAGGAAGATTTTAATGTAGATTATGATAAGGCTCCGTATGCAAAAAATTCAACAGAATTGAAAGAAAGATGGAAAAAACAAATAAAATTATCTACACTATCTTCTTTTACAGATAAGCAAAAATTAGAAGAGGATAAAAAAGTAAAAGATCCAAAGTATGTCGAAAAAACGGATATAGTATTGGAAAATGAAACCAGAGAAAGTTCATTGAATTCATTGAATGAATCTTTTGGGTTTATGAATGAGTTAAAAAGAGACGATTGGTTTACACTATACATCAATTCCATCATGTCACAATTTGACCCGCATACTTCTTACTTCGCACCCGAAGAAAAAGAGCGTTTTGATGTGAGTATGAGCGGAAAACTTGAAGGTATTGGTGCCAGATTGCAAAAGAAAAATGATTATACAGAGATTTCAGAACTTATTTCTGGAGGGCCTGCATGGAGAGGAAAACAACTGGAGGCAGGAGATTTAGTCATGAAAGTGGCTCAAGCCAATGGCGTTGCGGTAGATGTAGTAGGGATGCGCTTAGATGATGTTGTTAAGAAAATAAAAGGACCGAAAGGCTCTGAAGTGCGTTTGACTGTAAAAAAAGTTGACGGGACTATACAAGTTATTTCTATCATAAGAGATATTGTTGAGATAGAAGAAACGTATGCTAAATCTAGCGTTGTAGAGAAAAATGGTTTGAAATACGGAGTGATTTATTTACCGAAATTTTATATAGATTTCGAAAATAAAGATGGAAGAGACGCCGGAAAAGACATTGCTCTAGAAGTTGATCGTTTGAAAAAAGCTGGAGTAAATGGTATTGTATTAGACGTCCGTGATGATGGTGGTGGATCTTTGTCTACCGTTGTAGATATAGCTGGATTATTTATCGAACAGGGGCCTATCGTTCAGATTAAATCGGCAGGTAAGAAAAAAGAAATTTTGTATGATACTGATAAAAAAATCGAATGGGATGGGCCACTTGTAATTATGGTAAATGGCTTTTCGGCTTCGGCTTCAGAGATTTTGGCGGCTGCTATTCAGGACTATAAAAGAGGAGTTATTATTGGAAGCAAACAAACCTATGGTAAAGGAACGGTTCAAAATGTAATAGACTTGAACCAATTTGTACGCAATAGTGCTGCAGGTGATTTAGGAGCATTGAAAACAACGACTCAAAAATTTTATAGAATTAATGGTGGTTCGACACAATTAGAAGGGGTGAGTAGTGATATAGTTATGCCAGATCGATATGCTTATCTCAAGATGGGGGAACGTGATGAAGCACATGCAATGCCATGGGACAAAATAGATCCGGCTCCTTACGCTGTTTGGAAAGACAATTCAAAATTTGATCAAGCTATCGCTAATAGTAAAAAAAGAATTGAACAGAATATTCAATTTAAATTGATTGAAGAAAACGCAAAATGGATTGATAGCAGAAGTGCCGAGAATACATACAGTTTGAATATTGATAAATTCAAAGTAGCGCAAAATGAAATAGAAAATATTGCTAAAAAATATAAACCTATTGTTGATTACAAAAACAATTTAAAATTTACTTCTTTGCCTTATGAATTGGAAGGAATGAGCAAAGATCCTTCTTTGAAAGAAAAAAGAGAAAGATGGCACGAAAGTTTATCAAAAGATATTTATGTAGAAGAAGCATTAAATGTTTTGGATGATTTACAGCCAAAATCTATCGTTAAAAACAATATACCTGAAATCAAAAAAGGGAAATTGGTTAAATCCTAAAATTTTCAATTTTTTACAAACAAGAAACGCTTCAATATTTTTTGAAGCGTTTTTTTTGACTCTATAATGCCTAAAAATCAGCATGAAAGGTATATTAACATGATTTTTTAAGTTAAAAAAGCAAGTTTATTTTTTTTATAAAAAATTATCTAATATACTATCGAGTTGACAGAGATTTTGATATAATTTAGAATTATATTTGACGGATTCTAATTTTATATTAGGAAATAAGATACTTTAAAATTGGCAGTAATTATTAAAGAAGATATGCGAATTACATATTCAAATAAAAACAATATTATCCACAGATGAAAAAAAACTTCGTAAAACTAATTGCAATAGTATGTCTTTCGACTTCATTATTCGCATTTGCTGTAAATACCAAGAAAAGAGTAGATCCTGAAAGAGATAAACTACTTTTGGAGTTATTGACATTTGTAATTCAAAAAGGGCATTACAATCCAGCAGTAATAGATGATAATTTTTCTAAAGGTGTTTATAAAGATTATATAGCCGCTCTAGATCCATCAAAACGATTTTTCTTGCAGTCCGATATTAATGAGTTTTCCAAATACGAATTGGAATTAGACGACCAGTTGAATAACAAAGACTTAATTTTCTTTAACCTAACTTACGATCGATTGATGTTTCGTATGGAAGAAAGCAAAAAAATATTTAAAGATATTTTAAGCACTCCATTTGATTATAAAATTGAAGAAGATTTTGATGTAAATTATGATAAAGCTGCTTATGCAAAAAATACTGCAGAACTTAAGGATAGATGGAGAAAGCAAATAAAGATATCTACACTATCTGCCCTTACAGATAAGCAAAAAGTTGAAGAAGCCGAAAAAATAA
Coding sequences within:
- the surE gene encoding 5'/3'-nucleotidase SurE — encoded protein: MKNERPLILITNDDGVSAPGIRALIAVMSEIGEVIVVAPDKPQSAMGHAITINNTLHLNKISKDSDEITEYSCSGTPVDCVKIAVNEILKRKPDLCVSGINHGSNSSINVIYSGTMSAAVEAGIEGIPAIGFSLLDYDWNADFEQIKSYVKTITLEVIKNKLPEGVILNVNFPKLKEKQIKGIKICRQANALWMEKFDKRQTPQGKDYYWLTGEFVNQDKGEDTDEWALENGYVSIVPVQFDLTAHHAIQNLNKWQWNDIDSIPNKK
- a CDS encoding carboxy terminal-processing peptidase yields the protein MNSIISFMKRNYKILIVIVCLSATLFAFNINTKKTVDPERDKLLLELLTFVIEKGHYNPAIIDDNFSKGVYKDYIAALDPSKRFFLQSDINEFSKFELELDDQLNNKDLTFFNLTYDRLMLRMEESKKIFKDILSKPFDYKIEEDFNVDYDKAPYAKNSTELKERWKKQIKLSTLSSFTDKQKLEEDKKVKDPKYVEKTDIVLENETRESSLNSLNESFGFMNELKRDDWFTLYINSIMSQFDPHTSYFAPEEKERFDVSMSGKLEGIGARLQKKNDYTEISELISGGPAWRGKQLEAGDLVMKVAQANGVAVDVVGMRLDDVVKKIKGPKGSEVRLTVKKVDGTIQVISIIRDIVEIEETYAKSSVVEKNGLKYGVIYLPKFYIDFENKDGRDAGKDIALEVDRLKKAGVNGIVLDVRDDGGGSLSTVVDIAGLFIEQGPIVQIKSAGKKKEILYDTDKKIEWDGPLVIMVNGFSASASEILAAAIQDYKRGVIIGSKQTYGKGTVQNVIDLNQFVRNSAAGDLGALKTTTQKFYRINGGSTQLEGVSSDIVMPDRYAYLKMGERDEAHAMPWDKIDPAPYAVWKDNSKFDQAIANSKKRIEQNIQFKLIEENAKWIDSRSAENTYSLNIDKFKVAQNEIENIAKKYKPIVDYKNNLKFTSLPYELEGMSKDPSLKEKRERWHESLSKDIYVEEALNVLDDLQPKSIVKNNIPEIKKGKLVKS